From Kineosporia succinea, the proteins below share one genomic window:
- a CDS encoding SDR family NAD(P)-dependent oxidoreductase, translating to MTTLAIVGAGPGVGAAVARRFGAEGFDVALISRTSARLDALAAELAAEGIRARGFAADVTAPDSVAVALNRAADVFGPIDVLQYSPSVDRRFLQPVLETDAEDLDAALGFSLFGAKVAVDTVLPGLRAAGRGTVLFVHGGSAVRPRADFAGTSIAFAAASAYAQTLHEALRPEGVHVAQLIVPGAISEDDPVTNPGAVASRLWELHERRDTFRAFHTQPV from the coding sequence ATGACGACTCTCGCCATTGTCGGGGCCGGGCCCGGGGTCGGGGCGGCGGTGGCCCGCCGGTTCGGGGCCGAAGGCTTCGACGTCGCCCTGATCTCCCGCACCTCGGCCCGGCTCGACGCTCTCGCCGCCGAGCTCGCGGCCGAGGGGATCCGGGCCCGGGGATTCGCCGCGGACGTGACCGCCCCCGACTCGGTGGCCGTCGCCCTGAACCGCGCGGCTGACGTGTTCGGGCCGATCGACGTGCTGCAGTACAGCCCGAGCGTCGACCGGCGTTTCCTGCAGCCGGTTCTCGAGACCGACGCCGAGGATCTCGACGCGGCGCTGGGCTTCTCGCTGTTCGGGGCCAAGGTCGCGGTCGACACCGTGCTGCCCGGCCTGCGGGCCGCCGGCCGTGGCACCGTGCTGTTCGTCCACGGTGGCAGTGCGGTGCGGCCCCGCGCCGACTTCGCCGGTACGTCCATCGCTTTCGCCGCGGCGAGCGCCTACGCCCAGACGCTGCACGAGGCCCTGCGGCCCGAGGGTGTGCACGTGGCGCAGCTCATCGTGCCCGGGGCGATCAGTGAGGACGACCCGGTCACCAACCCGGGTGCGGTCGCCTCCCGGTTGTGGGAGCTTCACGAGCGTCGCGACACGTTCCGCGCGTTCCACACCCAGCCCGTCTAG
- a CDS encoding roadblock/LC7 domain-containing protein: protein MSTSTGTDVTWLVDGFAQRVPGVAHAAVVSADGLLIASSAGLPRDRADQLSAVASGLGSLTNGASSLFAAGAVVQTVVEMQGGFLLLMAVSDGSWLGVLAAPTADIGLVGYEMTMLVDRVGQHLSPQIRRSN, encoded by the coding sequence GTGAGCACGAGTACCGGTACCGACGTCACCTGGCTGGTCGACGGGTTCGCGCAGCGCGTTCCCGGTGTGGCCCACGCGGCCGTGGTCTCGGCCGACGGCCTGCTGATCGCCAGTTCCGCGGGCCTGCCGCGTGACCGCGCCGACCAGCTGTCCGCGGTCGCCTCCGGCCTGGGCAGCCTCACCAACGGTGCCTCGTCGCTGTTCGCGGCCGGCGCGGTGGTGCAGACCGTGGTCGAGATGCAGGGCGGGTTCCTCCTGCTGATGGCCGTGTCCGACGGTTCGTGGCTCGGGGTCCTGGCCGCCCCGACCGCCGACATCGGGCTGGTCGGCTACGAGATGACGATGCTGGTCGACCGGGTCGGGCAACACCTGTCCCCGCAGATCCGCCGCAGCAACTGA
- a CDS encoding putative quinol monooxygenase, with the protein MSVIAVLEFRLKPETLAEGLPVLHDVLEVTRTFDGCRSVEVMADQNDAARLVVVEHWDSMEADEAYRAFRAGPGAPTALAPYLAAPPVLTKGVLDPSI; encoded by the coding sequence ATGAGTGTGATCGCCGTGCTCGAATTCCGGCTCAAGCCCGAGACCCTGGCCGAGGGCCTCCCCGTGCTGCACGACGTCCTCGAGGTGACCAGGACGTTCGACGGGTGCCGCAGCGTCGAGGTGATGGCCGACCAGAACGACGCGGCCCGCCTCGTCGTCGTCGAGCACTGGGACTCCATGGAGGCCGACGAGGCCTACCGGGCCTTCCGCGCCGGCCCCGGCGCGCCCACGGCCCTGGCCCCCTACCTCGCCGCGCCCCCGGTGCTGACCAAGGGCGTCCTCGATCCCTCGATCTGA
- a CDS encoding DUF427 domain-containing protein: MRPVTPDPIGPGQESVWDYPRPPALVRSPKRVVIRFGESLIADTDRAWRVLETSHPPTWYVPRESIAAGVLRRSGARSTLCEWKGAATYWDVVTPGGVLPAAMWSYETPTTRFAELAGALTGYPSQLECTVDGERVRPQEGGFYGGWITDDVVGPFKGGPGSRGW, encoded by the coding sequence ATGCGCCCTGTGACCCCCGATCCGATCGGCCCCGGGCAGGAATCGGTCTGGGACTACCCGCGTCCGCCGGCTCTGGTCCGCAGCCCGAAACGGGTGGTGATCCGGTTCGGGGAGTCGCTGATCGCCGACACCGACCGGGCCTGGCGGGTGCTGGAGACCTCGCACCCGCCGACCTGGTACGTCCCCCGGGAGAGCATCGCGGCCGGGGTGCTGCGCCGCTCCGGTGCGCGCTCGACGCTGTGCGAGTGGAAGGGGGCGGCGACCTACTGGGACGTGGTCACCCCGGGCGGGGTGCTGCCGGCGGCGATGTGGTCGTACGAGACCCCCACCACCCGGTTCGCCGAGCTCGCGGGTGCGCTGACCGGGTACCCGTCGCAGCTGGAGTGCACCGTGGACGGGGAACGGGTGCGGCCCCAGGAGGGTGGCTTCTACGGCGGCTGGATCACGGACGACGTGGTCGGCCCGTTCAAGGGCGGGCCCGGCAGCCGGGGCTGGTGA